A genomic segment from Agrobacterium vitis encodes:
- a CDS encoding LysE family translocator, whose translation MNFAVLTALIGCAFAATITPGPNNLMLMASGANFGFRRTMPHMLGIVGGVSAMAFLVGMSLMAVFDAVPALNLVLTILSVAYLIWLAAKIAIAAPIEEQDAGSNPMTFLEAALFQWVNPKAWAMCLSAVTLYAPDRSLQSVVMVAGSFASVCFPAIAVWAWLGTVVRRWLSNNTRLRIFNCTMAALLVASLYPILGLGA comes from the coding sequence ATGAACTTTGCTGTCTTAACGGCGCTTATCGGCTGCGCATTCGCCGCCACTATCACCCCGGGCCCGAATAATCTGATGTTGATGGCCTCCGGTGCTAACTTCGGCTTTCGCCGGACCATGCCGCATATGCTCGGAATCGTCGGAGGCGTGTCGGCCATGGCATTCCTCGTTGGAATGAGTCTAATGGCCGTGTTTGATGCTGTGCCCGCGTTAAACCTGGTGCTGACGATCCTATCCGTCGCCTATCTGATCTGGCTAGCCGCTAAAATTGCCATCGCAGCCCCCATCGAAGAGCAGGATGCTGGCAGCAACCCAATGACCTTTCTTGAGGCTGCACTATTCCAGTGGGTCAATCCCAAAGCATGGGCTATGTGTCTTTCGGCAGTTACACTCTATGCACCCGACCGCTCATTGCAGTCGGTCGTCATGGTGGCCGGCTCATTTGCGTCCGTTTGCTTCCCCGCAATCGCGGTTTGGGCGTGGCTCGGGACGGTGGTTCGGCGGTGGCTATCGAACAACACTCGACTGCGAATTTTCAATTGCACCATGGCCGCTTTGTTAGTTGCGTCGCTCTACCCAATTCTCGGTCTCGGAGCTTGA
- a CDS encoding Lrp/AsnC family transcriptional regulator, producing the protein MTNIDAMDTKILRVLRRDGRISNVALAEAVSLSPSACLRRVQELERSGVIRGYRVVTDPESMGRGFAAYVMIGLSSHTKAALEGFERAMAIAPEVVECHNIAGAFEYLLRVESADLAGYKRFHTEVLGTQSHVNAITSYIVMETSKDDRAG; encoded by the coding sequence ATGACAAATATAGATGCAATGGACACGAAAATATTGCGCGTACTTAGGCGTGATGGGCGGATCAGCAATGTGGCACTCGCGGAGGCGGTCAGCCTCTCGCCGTCAGCTTGTCTTAGACGTGTCCAAGAACTGGAACGGAGTGGTGTGATCCGCGGCTATCGTGTCGTCACCGACCCCGAAAGCATGGGGCGTGGCTTTGCAGCGTATGTCATGATTGGCCTTTCCTCTCATACCAAGGCAGCCTTGGAGGGCTTTGAGAGGGCAATGGCAATCGCTCCAGAAGTCGTGGAATGTCACAACATTGCCGGGGCATTCGAATATCTGCTGCGGGTGGAGAGTGCCGATCTCGCTGGTTATAAGCGTTTTCACACCGAAGTCCTCGGCACTCAGAGCCATGTAAATGCAATCACCTCCTATATCGTGATGGAAACCTCCAAAGATGATCGCGCGGGCTGA
- a CDS encoding cupin domain-containing protein, translated as MPVIKAENAPLDIGTAEGMNAELGPYSARRLSDAGGLTQFGALLETLPPGSRSSHKHWHEQEDEFLYMLKGTATLLEGDVVTEMMPGDAATFKAGVPLSHCLENRSNADCVYLVVGTRSPDEIVHYSDKDMVMTKVNFVKTLTDRAGKPIKN; from the coding sequence ATGCCTGTTATCAAAGCCGAAAACGCGCCGTTGGATATCGGCACCGCCGAGGGCATGAACGCTGAACTTGGGCCCTATAGCGCAAGGCGGTTAAGCGATGCAGGCGGCCTGACACAATTTGGCGCGCTCCTGGAAACATTGCCGCCCGGCTCCCGCTCATCTCATAAGCACTGGCATGAACAGGAAGACGAATTCCTCTATATGCTCAAGGGAACAGCCACATTGCTTGAAGGCGACGTGGTCACCGAGATGATGCCGGGCGATGCCGCAACCTTCAAGGCCGGTGTTCCCCTCAGCCATTGCCTGGAAAACCGCTCCAATGCGGATTGTGTCTATCTGGTGGTCGGCACCCGCTCGCCCGATGAGATCGTCCATTACAGCGACAAAGACATGGTCATGACCAAGGTCAATTTCGTCAAAACCCTGACGGATCGCGCTGGCAAGCCAATCAAGAACTGA
- a CDS encoding nucleoside 2-deoxyribosyltransferase — translation MSLKLYLAGPEVFLADAREVLDAKAEMTRAYGFEPICPGDISIEPAPTLHEFGLKISAVDEDMMNRADGVIANLTPFRGIAADPGTAFELGYMCAQGKLVAAYTNIVDNHYARTAGFYQGKVTLGPDQRKRGPDGLSLEDFDMIENLMLHGGVERRGGPIFTHQAQADQLYSDLTAFELCLKALSAKLPTVV, via the coding sequence ATGTCACTCAAGCTTTATCTCGCCGGTCCCGAAGTGTTTCTCGCTGATGCCCGCGAGGTGCTCGATGCCAAGGCTGAGATGACAAGGGCCTATGGGTTCGAGCCGATCTGCCCCGGCGATATTTCCATAGAACCGGCCCCGACCTTGCATGAGTTCGGATTGAAAATCAGTGCCGTCGATGAGGATATGATGAATCGGGCTGATGGGGTGATTGCCAATCTCACCCCGTTCCGTGGCATTGCCGCCGATCCCGGCACCGCGTTCGAGCTGGGCTATATGTGCGCGCAGGGCAAGCTCGTCGCTGCCTATACCAATATCGTCGACAATCACTATGCCCGCACCGCCGGATTTTATCAGGGCAAGGTGACGCTCGGTCCTGATCAGCGCAAGCGCGGACCGGATGGTCTGTCTTTGGAGGATTTCGATATGATCGAAAATCTTATGCTGCATGGGGGAGTTGAACGCCGTGGCGGGCCGATTTTTACCCATCAGGCCCAAGCAGACCAGCTCTATAGCGATCTGACGGCTTTCGAGCTTTGCCTGAAGGCATTGTCGGCGAAGCTTCCCACCGTAGTATAG
- the ribB gene encoding 3,4-dihydroxy-2-butanone-4-phosphate synthase, with protein sequence MSYEQTRVVDAIRAFEAGEIVIVTDDDDRENEGDLIVAAVHCTSEKMAFIIRHTSGIVCTPMPKEEAKRLNLSAMVAENDSAHTTAFTVSVDFKHGTTTGISSDDRTLTVRNLANPNVGPADFVRPGHIFPLVAREGGVLMRSGHTEAAVDLCRLANLPPIGVISEMVNDDGTVMRGPQVSAFAEKHKLKQISVADLIAYRQRKETLIQLMSTFDIQTPYGPAKAHAYSLPWDPMQHLAVVFGDIRDGVDIPVRLHLENVGADVFGGARQIDSMLKRIAEKGRGIIVYLREGSVGVGASTTARAGMHDREAHQEAQTRDSEWLEIGLGAQILKDLGVTSIRLMASRERHYVGLEGFGIKISETEIA encoded by the coding sequence ATGAGCTATGAACAGACCCGTGTCGTTGACGCTATCCGGGCTTTTGAGGCCGGTGAAATCGTGATCGTCACCGATGATGACGACCGCGAGAACGAAGGCGACCTGATCGTTGCCGCCGTGCATTGCACGTCGGAGAAAATGGCCTTCATCATCCGCCACACGTCAGGCATCGTCTGCACGCCAATGCCGAAAGAGGAAGCCAAGCGGTTGAATCTCTCGGCTATGGTCGCCGAAAATGACAGCGCCCACACCACGGCCTTCACGGTCAGCGTCGATTTCAAGCATGGAACCACAACCGGGATTTCCTCTGATGACCGGACGCTGACGGTGCGCAATCTGGCCAATCCCAATGTCGGTCCTGCCGATTTCGTCCGCCCAGGCCATATTTTCCCGCTGGTGGCGCGTGAAGGCGGCGTGTTGATGCGCTCCGGCCATACGGAGGCAGCCGTCGATCTCTGCCGGCTGGCCAACCTGCCGCCGATCGGCGTGATTTCGGAAATGGTCAATGACGATGGCACGGTCATGCGCGGCCCGCAGGTCTCAGCCTTTGCCGAAAAGCACAAGCTGAAACAGATCTCGGTCGCCGACCTGATTGCCTATCGCCAGCGCAAGGAAACCCTGATCCAGCTGATGTCGACCTTTGACATCCAAACGCCTTACGGCCCGGCCAAAGCCCATGCCTATTCCCTGCCCTGGGACCCGATGCAGCATCTGGCCGTCGTGTTCGGCGACATCCGCGACGGTGTCGATATCCCGGTGCGTCTGCATCTGGAAAATGTCGGTGCTGATGTGTTCGGCGGCGCCCGCCAGATCGATAGCATGCTGAAACGGATCGCAGAAAAAGGCCGCGGCATTATCGTTTATCTACGCGAAGGCTCCGTCGGGGTTGGCGCCTCGACCACGGCCAGGGCTGGCATGCATGACCGCGAGGCCCATCAGGAAGCCCAGACCCGCGATAGCGAATGGCTGGAAATCGGCCTTGGGGCCCAGATCCTGAAAGATCTCGGCGTCACCTCGATCCGGCTGATGGCCTCGCGTGAACGCCATTACGTCGGCCTGGAGGGTTTTGGCATCAAGATCTCGGAAACCGAAATTGCGTAA
- the aroC gene encoding chorismate synthase, with protein MSHNSFGHLFRITTWGESHGPALGAVVDGCPPGLKFTLEDLQVWLDKRKPGQSRFVTQRREDDLVKVLSGVMPQDDGSMITTGTPISLMIENTDQRSKDYGEIAQQYRPGHADYTYDLKYGIRDYRGGGRSSARETAARVAAGGIARLVLPGVTIRGALVQIGTHKIDRANWDWAEVGNNPFFAPDPKIVPVWEDYLDQIRKHGSSVGAVVEVVAEGVPAGLGAPIYAKLDQDITALLMSINAVKGVEIGNGFGAAEITGEENADQMRMGNDGQPIFLSNHAGGILGGISTGEPIVARFAIKPTSSILTERQSIDSQGRNVDIRTKGRHDPCVGIRAVPVGEAMVACALADHYLRDRGQTGRLK; from the coding sequence ATGTCGCATAATAGTTTCGGTCACCTTTTCCGTATCACCACCTGGGGCGAAAGCCATGGTCCAGCGCTGGGCGCGGTGGTGGATGGTTGCCCCCCCGGCTTGAAATTCACCCTGGAAGATCTCCAGGTCTGGCTCGACAAGCGCAAGCCCGGCCAGTCGCGGTTCGTTACTCAGCGGCGCGAAGATGATCTGGTTAAGGTGCTCTCCGGCGTCATGCCGCAGGACGATGGCTCGATGATCACCACCGGCACGCCGATTTCGCTGATGATCGAAAACACCGATCAACGCTCCAAGGATTACGGCGAGATCGCTCAGCAATATCGCCCCGGCCATGCCGATTATACCTACGACCTGAAATATGGCATCCGCGATTATCGCGGTGGCGGGCGCTCCTCGGCGCGCGAAACGGCAGCGCGGGTGGCGGCGGGTGGCATTGCCCGCCTGGTTCTGCCCGGCGTCACCATTCGCGGCGCGCTGGTGCAGATCGGCACGCATAAGATCGATCGTGCCAATTGGGATTGGGCCGAGGTCGGCAATAATCCGTTCTTTGCACCAGACCCGAAGATCGTCCCCGTCTGGGAAGACTATCTCGACCAGATCCGCAAGCATGGCTCCTCGGTGGGGGCCGTGGTGGAGGTGGTGGCCGAAGGCGTGCCGGCTGGGCTGGGCGCGCCGATCTATGCCAAGCTGGACCAGGATATTACCGCGCTGCTGATGTCGATCAATGCCGTCAAGGGTGTTGAAATCGGCAATGGCTTTGGCGCCGCCGAAATCACCGGCGAGGAAAACGCCGATCAGATGCGCATGGGCAATGACGGGCAGCCTATTTTCCTCTCCAACCATGCCGGCGGCATTCTCGGCGGGATTTCCACCGGCGAACCCATTGTGGCGCGGTTTGCTATCAAGCCGACTTCGTCGATCCTCACCGAGCGCCAGTCAATCGATTCGCAGGGCCGCAATGTCGATATTCGCACCAAGGGCCGCCACGACCCCTGCGTCGGCATCCGGGCCGTGCCGGTTGGCGAGGCCATGGTGGCGTGTGCGCTGGCGGATCATTATCTGCGCGACCGTGGGCAGACCGGGCGTTTGAAGTAA
- a CDS encoding EAL domain-containing protein → MTEFANPADVQTRRSSNVAMVLLALALVLLTSLLAYIGYLNITDYRSQLRRQVQADLQRVSGMMTQRTEENFFALRHLVHALSPLEGALASPQTEGLVRGILRERPEFRALALARGTVIEQVWTQQGLSSKPGMTIGSDSDTDMQLLDDGQLQLDLTAADATPSPIHVRAILDTAKFIQSAIADGATAPVGNGPAIEIAVMVQTASGTRTVFGSPSLAAQDLTRPDLAKQNMTGESPEILTMALQGGTLQVYGRPRAGWQQKPQDHSNFVMTLVAVDLAFAAPLCGIAVLFISRAKRRRALQQMEDKYRALTRRFELAMDSSNIGMWELATGNPTLHQDSRAAQLHGAGSGGDLDQDIARWLETVHPEDRAKAQTHVLACQQGENSQDYRVVLESGAIRTLRSVGSHADASGQNRVTGLVWDITADVAMQNDLRAAKESSDIKNAELELALDELSIREQQLESLSYRFELALDSYGCGVWEHDFATGHTVWDERMCYLYNIPATSSHITDAMWLSKIHKDDHDMLMEAARNVLKQHTRLNTSQRVLLDQGGTRWVRSVGQVHVDRNGRKKLIGISFDVTADVLLTEELRTAKAEAEARNIELELTKNRIEFNALHDPLTGLANRRKLDIALDSLTRQSQANRSRFTILHLDLDRFKEINDTLGHAAGDAMLVNAARVLSRHMNSGDLVARIGGDEFVVLLHGPIDAKAAAELAERIIQDINIPLDFEGFICRCGVSIGIAEAKGLRTDARKILINADLALYEAKRQGRNCFQFFTENLQANIVSSKRIADELLHALENDEITAWYQPQFCANSMDLVGAEALVRWQHPTRGILPSNSFLKVAEDLNVMARIDQIVLELALKDKMRWAAMGVKLPKISVNVSSRRLHDAGLIETLEGLSISPGEISFELVESIFLDESEDIATTNIERIKALGIDIEIDDFGTGHTSIISLLKLQPKRLKIDRQLVMPLLNSSRERAMVRSIIDIARSLGVATVAEGVESIAHAQILRELGCDLLQGYAFAKPLPFEEFGRFALQTDRQMAS, encoded by the coding sequence ATGACAGAATTCGCAAATCCCGCCGATGTCCAAACACGCCGTTCCAGCAATGTGGCGATGGTGTTATTGGCCCTGGCTTTAGTCCTGCTGACAAGCCTGCTTGCCTATATCGGTTATCTCAATATCACCGACTACCGCAGCCAATTGCGCAGGCAAGTCCAAGCGGACCTGCAGCGGGTCAGCGGAATGATGACCCAAAGAACCGAGGAGAATTTCTTCGCGCTTCGGCATCTTGTCCATGCATTGTCACCGCTTGAAGGCGCACTGGCCTCGCCGCAAACGGAGGGGCTTGTTCGCGGTATTCTAAGGGAACGTCCGGAATTTCGAGCTTTGGCGCTGGCCCGAGGCACTGTCATAGAACAGGTGTGGACGCAGCAAGGGCTCTCCTCCAAGCCCGGCATGACGATCGGTTCTGATTCGGACACGGATATGCAATTGCTGGATGACGGGCAATTGCAACTGGATCTCACCGCCGCCGATGCGACGCCCTCCCCTATCCATGTCCGTGCCATTCTGGATACCGCCAAATTCATCCAGTCCGCCATCGCCGATGGCGCCACGGCTCCGGTCGGCAACGGACCAGCTATCGAGATTGCCGTCATGGTGCAGACCGCATCCGGTACGCGCACTGTTTTCGGTAGCCCGTCACTCGCGGCACAGGATTTGACCAGGCCGGATTTGGCCAAGCAGAACATGACCGGGGAAAGCCCGGAAATACTGACCATGGCGCTTCAAGGCGGGACGCTGCAAGTGTATGGCCGCCCGCGTGCAGGCTGGCAGCAGAAACCGCAGGATCACAGTAATTTCGTCATGACGCTGGTTGCCGTGGATCTGGCTTTTGCTGCACCGCTTTGCGGCATAGCGGTGCTTTTCATCTCCCGCGCCAAACGCCGGCGCGCGCTACAGCAGATGGAAGACAAGTATCGGGCCTTGACCCGGCGTTTCGAACTGGCAATGGACAGTTCCAATATCGGCATGTGGGAGCTTGCAACCGGCAATCCGACCCTCCACCAGGACAGCCGTGCCGCACAATTGCATGGAGCAGGCAGCGGCGGCGATCTCGATCAGGACATCGCCCGCTGGTTGGAAACAGTGCATCCCGAAGACCGCGCCAAGGCGCAAACCCATGTTCTGGCCTGCCAGCAAGGCGAAAACAGCCAGGATTACCGGGTCGTGCTGGAGAGCGGCGCCATCCGTACCTTGCGCTCCGTCGGCAGCCATGCGGATGCCTCCGGCCAAAACCGTGTGACCGGCCTTGTCTGGGACATTACTGCCGATGTCGCCATGCAAAATGATCTACGCGCTGCCAAGGAGAGTTCCGATATCAAGAATGCGGAGCTGGAACTGGCCCTGGACGAATTGTCCATCCGGGAGCAGCAGTTGGAAAGCCTGTCCTATCGGTTCGAACTGGCGCTGGATTCCTATGGCTGCGGCGTCTGGGAACATGATTTTGCCACAGGCCACACCGTCTGGGACGAACGCATGTGCTATCTTTATAATATTCCGGCCACCAGCAGTCATATCACCGACGCCATGTGGCTGAGCAAGATCCATAAAGACGACCACGACATGTTGATGGAGGCCGCGCGCAACGTGTTAAAGCAGCATACGCGCCTCAACACCAGCCAGCGGGTATTGTTGGACCAGGGCGGTACACGCTGGGTGCGCTCCGTTGGTCAGGTGCATGTCGACCGCAACGGACGCAAGAAGCTGATCGGCATCAGCTTCGATGTGACGGCCGACGTGCTGCTGACAGAAGAATTGCGCACGGCGAAGGCCGAAGCGGAAGCGCGCAATATCGAACTTGAACTGACCAAGAACCGGATCGAATTCAATGCCTTGCATGATCCGCTGACCGGCCTTGCCAATCGTCGCAAGCTGGACATCGCCCTGGACAGCCTGACGCGGCAGTCCCAGGCGAACAGAAGCCGCTTCACCATTCTGCATCTCGACCTGGACCGGTTCAAGGAAATCAACGACACACTGGGCCATGCCGCAGGCGATGCCATGCTGGTCAATGCGGCACGGGTTCTGTCGCGCCACATGAACAGCGGCGATCTGGTGGCACGGATTGGCGGGGACGAATTCGTGGTTCTGTTGCATGGGCCAATCGATGCCAAGGCCGCCGCCGAGCTTGCCGAACGCATCATCCAGGATATCAACATACCCTTGGATTTCGAGGGCTTCATATGTCGCTGCGGCGTTTCCATCGGCATTGCCGAGGCCAAGGGACTGCGAACCGATGCCCGCAAGATCCTGATCAATGCCGACCTGGCGCTCTATGAAGCCAAGCGGCAGGGTCGCAACTGTTTCCAATTCTTCACCGAAAATCTCCAGGCCAATATTGTCAGCTCGAAGCGTATCGCCGATGAATTGCTGCACGCTCTGGAAAATGACGAGATCACCGCCTGGTATCAGCCGCAATTCTGCGCCAACAGCATGGATCTGGTCGGCGCCGAGGCGTTGGTCCGCTGGCAGCATCCAACCCGCGGCATCCTGCCCAGCAATAGCTTCCTGAAAGTGGCGGAAGACCTGAATGTCATGGCGCGTATCGACCAGATCGTGCTGGAACTGGCGCTGAAGGACAAGATGCGCTGGGCCGCCATGGGTGTGAAACTCCCCAAGATTTCCGTTAATGTCTCGTCCCGTCGGCTGCATGATGCCGGACTGATCGAGACGCTGGAAGGCCTCAGCATTTCGCCCGGTGAAATTTCCTTCGAACTGGTCGAATCGATCTTTCTCGATGAAAGCGAGGATATTGCCACCACCAATATCGAGCGGATCAAGGCGCTGGGCATCGACATCGAGATCGACGATTTCGGCACGGGCCACACGTCAATCATCAGTCTTTTGAAACTTCAACCCAAGCGGCTGAAAATCGACCGGCAATTGGTGATGCCCCTGCTCAATTCCAGCCGGGAACGGGCCATGGTGCGCTCGATCATCGACATTGCCCGCTCTCTGGGAGTGGCAACCGTGGCCGAGGGCGTCGAAAGCATTGCCCATGCACAAATCCTGCGCGAACTGGGCTGCGACCTGTTGCAAGGCTACGCTTTTGCAAAACCGCTGCCCTTCGAGGAATTCGGCCGCTTCGCCTTGCAGACAGACCGCCAGATGGCATCATAA
- a CDS encoding DUF1344 domain-containing protein produces the protein MRFLIAMLLLAGSLFAPMGALAQSDDVESTIKSISTEKLTLTLEDGKTYSVPAEFNFDGLTTGVKVVVYYTMVDGKRVVDDLQVVN, from the coding sequence ATGCGCTTCCTTATCGCTATGCTGTTGCTGGCCGGCAGCCTGTTTGCGCCAATGGGTGCGCTTGCGCAAAGCGATGACGTGGAATCGACCATCAAGTCGATCAGCACCGAAAAGCTGACCCTGACGCTGGAGGACGGCAAAACCTATTCGGTGCCAGCAGAGTTCAATTTTGATGGCCTGACGACTGGCGTCAAGGTTGTGGTTTATTACACCATGGTCGATGGCAAGCGGGTGGTGGACGATTTGCAGGTCGTCAACTGA
- a CDS encoding histidine phosphatase family protein, whose product MLLYVIRHGQTDWNAEGRFQGQTDIPLNATGRGQAMRNGETLRHVLGDTVDTFDFVASPLGRTRETMQRVRTEMGLDPDRYRLDDRLKEICFGDWEGHTTRELKELYPERVKQRSQGKWDFIAPGQRAESYEILSWRTGAWLASVRQPTVAVTHGGVIRSLFRLIGNVDANEACAMPIPQDRILLIDLENNNLNWL is encoded by the coding sequence GTGCTGCTTTACGTCATTCGCCACGGACAGACGGACTGGAACGCCGAAGGCAGGTTTCAGGGCCAAACGGATATTCCGCTGAACGCCACCGGCCGTGGCCAGGCAATGCGCAATGGCGAAACACTGCGCCATGTGCTGGGCGATACAGTCGATACATTCGATTTCGTCGCCTCCCCTCTTGGCCGAACCCGCGAGACCATGCAGCGGGTCCGTACCGAAATGGGGCTCGACCCAGATCGTTACCGGCTCGACGACCGGCTGAAGGAAATCTGTTTTGGCGACTGGGAAGGTCATACAACCCGCGAATTGAAAGAGCTGTACCCGGAGCGCGTCAAACAGCGGTCCCAGGGCAAATGGGACTTCATTGCCCCTGGCCAACGGGCTGAAAGCTATGAGATCCTGTCCTGGCGCACCGGTGCCTGGCTTGCCTCGGTCCGCCAGCCAACCGTGGCCGTGACCCATGGCGGCGTTATCCGCAGCCTGTTCCGGCTGATTGGCAATGTCGATGCCAACGAGGCCTGCGCCATGCCAATCCCCCAGGACAGGATTCTCCTGATCGACCTTGAAAACAATAACCTGAATTGGCTGTGA
- the fabI gene encoding enoyl-ACP reductase FabI → MAQISGLMAGKRGIIMGVANNRSIAWGIAKACRDAGAEIALTWQGEALKKRVEPLAQELEGFMAGDCDVTDMESVDAVFKNVEDKWGKIDFVVHAIAFSDKDELTGRYLDTSRENFARTMDISVYSFTAVAKRAEAILNDGGALLTLTYYGAEKVMPHYNVMGVAKAALEASVRYLAVDMGKRGIRVNAISAGPIKTLAASGIGDFRYILKWNEYNSPLKRNVTTDEVGTSGLYLLSDLSSGVTGEVHHVDCGYHTVGMKAVDAPDMSVVKD, encoded by the coding sequence ATGGCTCAAATTTCGGGCCTCATGGCAGGCAAACGTGGCATCATCATGGGTGTTGCCAATAATCGTTCCATCGCATGGGGCATAGCTAAGGCCTGCCGGGATGCGGGCGCAGAGATCGCGCTGACATGGCAGGGCGAGGCGTTGAAGAAGCGTGTCGAGCCGCTGGCCCAGGAGCTTGAGGGCTTCATGGCAGGCGATTGCGACGTGACCGATATGGAAAGTGTCGATGCCGTCTTCAAGAATGTCGAGGACAAATGGGGCAAGATCGACTTCGTCGTGCATGCCATCGCCTTTTCCGACAAGGACGAGTTGACCGGTCGCTATCTGGATACCAGCCGCGAAAACTTCGCCCGCACCATGGATATTTCTGTTTATTCCTTTACCGCTGTCGCCAAGCGGGCGGAAGCCATCCTCAATGATGGCGGCGCTTTGCTGACGCTGACCTATTACGGTGCGGAAAAAGTCATGCCGCATTATAATGTGATGGGCGTGGCCAAGGCAGCGCTGGAAGCCAGTGTGCGCTATCTCGCCGTCGACATGGGCAAGCGCGGCATTCGCGTCAATGCCATTTCGGCCGGTCCGATCAAGACTTTGGCAGCCTCCGGCATCGGCGATTTCCGCTATATCCTGAAGTGGAACGAATATAATTCGCCGCTGAAACGCAATGTCACCACCGACGAAGTCGGCACATCCGGCCTCTATCTGCTGTCGGACCTGTCCAGCGGCGTCACCGGCGAAGTGCATCACGTCGATTGCGGCTATCACACGGTTGGCATGAAGGCCGTGGACGCGCCGGATATGTCGGTCGTCAAGGATTAA
- a CDS encoding DnaJ C-terminal domain-containing protein, giving the protein MRDPYSILGVQRDAGTDEIKAAWRSKAKTSHPDQNREDPTATQRFAEIGQAYDVLKDPAKRSRYDQQRSKMDAMKREQTIMQQREEARAAAERARQAKANAERIMADLARIEAEKAKAEKAAEMLNVKVEAARARAQSAEAQAANASADAAASANASAKAQTQAQPQTAAKPETAKAGPDAAETTTASRPASPDAADDAVSKIFGAAQTEQRQTEQRRGEDEPSEDGNRSRGFALPVLGLISSLVRRIRKPAPPVLEKAPDIMVEATIAIDDLLQHNTISVQLSDGREVRLPLEAGYTDGSIARLSGKGLKVPGMSTGDVLVTLRVLKSPAFSVDGYDIHCVVPIKLEDAVLGCDTVIEGPQGPLDITVPAWSGSDQSIRIDGEGLPSGPDERGALVVEIRVVLWEKPDEKVTDLMKVMKHGLFL; this is encoded by the coding sequence ATGCGTGATCCCTACTCCATTCTCGGCGTGCAGCGCGATGCTGGTACTGACGAGATAAAGGCTGCCTGGCGCTCGAAAGCCAAAACCTCTCATCCCGATCAAAACAGGGAGGATCCGACGGCAACCCAACGGTTTGCGGAGATCGGGCAGGCCTATGACGTTCTCAAGGACCCCGCCAAACGAAGCCGCTACGACCAGCAACGCTCGAAGATGGACGCCATGAAACGCGAACAGACGATCATGCAACAACGCGAGGAAGCCCGCGCCGCCGCTGAGCGCGCCCGCCAGGCCAAGGCCAATGCGGAGCGCATCATGGCCGATCTGGCGCGAATCGAGGCAGAAAAGGCCAAGGCTGAAAAAGCCGCCGAAATGCTGAATGTCAAAGTCGAGGCCGCCCGCGCCCGCGCGCAATCGGCCGAAGCCCAGGCCGCCAATGCATCGGCAGACGCAGCGGCAAGCGCCAACGCCTCGGCCAAGGCCCAAACGCAGGCCCAACCCCAGACCGCCGCAAAACCGGAGACCGCAAAAGCTGGCCCGGACGCAGCCGAAACGACGACCGCCAGCCGCCCCGCCAGCCCAGATGCCGCAGACGATGCCGTCTCTAAGATTTTTGGCGCCGCCCAGACCGAGCAGCGCCAAACCGAGCAGCGGCGTGGTGAAGACGAGCCAAGTGAAGACGGCAACCGGTCACGCGGCTTTGCACTTCCGGTTCTTGGCCTGATTTCGTCGCTGGTGCGCCGCATTCGCAAACCGGCGCCGCCGGTTCTCGAAAAGGCCCCCGACATCATGGTCGAGGCCACCATTGCCATTGACGACCTGTTGCAACACAACACCATTTCCGTCCAGCTGAGCGATGGACGCGAGGTGAGGCTGCCGCTGGAGGCGGGTTACACTGATGGCAGCATTGCCCGGCTGTCCGGCAAGGGGCTGAAAGTGCCGGGCATGTCAACCGGCGATGTGCTGGTCACGCTGCGGGTGTTGAAAAGCCCCGCCTTCAGCGTCGATGGCTATGACATTCACTGCGTCGTTCCGATCAAGCTTGAGGATGCCGTGCTGGGATGCGACACGGTGATCGAAGGGCCGCAAGGTCCTCTCGACATTACCGTGCCGGCCTGGAGCGGCTCGGACCAGAGCATTCGCATCGACGGCGAAGGTCTGCCCAGCGGCCCGGACGAACGGGGCGCATTGGTGGTCGAAATCAGGGTCGTGCTCTGGGAAAAACCGGACGAAAAAGTCACGGATCTGATGAAAGTGATGAAACACGGGCTTTTCCTGTAG